A window from Primulina huaijiensis isolate GDHJ02 chromosome 11, ASM1229523v2, whole genome shotgun sequence encodes these proteins:
- the LOC140987274 gene encoding protein argonaute 16, which translates to MESPTLPPNANLQQAALPKRSIIDRTGFGTSGRPISLLANHFKVSLRCPNEIFYQYNVSISSEDNGVVESKGIGRKITEKLYQTYSSEFAGKTFAYDGEKCLYTVGPLPQNKLEFTVILEESIAKQPRSPSDYGGGSGSGKRSKHSLRSKAFKVEISYAAKIPLKSISLALQGAEAENVQDGLRVLDIILRQKAANKGCLLVRQSFFHDDTRTFCDVGGGVTAVKGFYSSFRPTHGGLSLNMDVSSTMILKPGPVLDFLLANQNLKDRRNIDWEKAKRMLKNLRVKARHNNREFKIIGLSEKPCEQQFFSLKVKNGGNARDDGETLEITVFDYFVKHRGQELTFSAYMPCLDVGKPKRPNYLPLELCSLVSLQRYKKALSGMQRASLVEQSRQKPPERIRVVTDAVRNYHYDDDPLLVSCGISIEKQLTQVDGRVLDVPKLKVGNGEDFFPRNGRWNFNNKKLLNPCRIECWSLVNFSARCDTSHLSRELINCGRNKGIHIERPYTIIEEDPQCSRASPLIRVERMFEQIMAKLPGPPEFLLCVLPERKNSAIYGPWKKKCLTNLGIVTQCTCPSKINDQYLTNLLLKINSKLGGTNSLLALEHSRSLPLINDKPTLIIGMDVSHGSPGQSDIPSIAAVVGSRSWPLISRYRAAVRTQSPKVEMIESLYKPLANGEDDGIIRELLLDFYQTSNKQKPSQIIVFRDGVSESQFSQVLNIELDQIVKAYQHLGEVDVPKFTVIVAQKRHHTQLFQASAPENVPPGTVVDTKVVHPRNYDFYMCAHAGMMGTSRPAHYHVLLNEIGFPPDDLQNLLHSLSYVYQRSTTAISIVAPICYAHLAAQQVGQFLKFEDSSETSSRQKNVSTAGSIPVPQLPRLHSNVAGSMFFC; encoded by the exons GGTACTTCCGGGCGACCCATCTCTTTACTCGCAAACCACTTCAAAGTCTCACTCAGATGtccaaatgaaatattttaccaGTACAAT GTTTCTATTAGTTCTGAGGATAATGGAGTGGTTGAGAGCAAAGGGATTGGGAGGAAGATCACCGAAAAACTTTACCAAACATACTCTTCTGAATTCGCTGGGAAGACATTTGCTTATGATGGGGAAAAATGTCTGTATACAGTGGGGCCGTTGCCACAGAACAAGTTGGAATTTACTGTGATTCTCGAGGAATCTATTGCCAAGCA ACCTAGGAGCCCTTCTGATTATGGAGGTGGAAGTGGGTCTGGGAAAAGATCAAAGCACTCTCTAAGGTCGAAGGCTTTTAAAGTAGAGATCAGTTATGCTGCTAAAATACCCTTGAAGTCCATCTCTCTTGCCCTTCAAGGAGCTGAAGCAGAAAACGTGCAAGATGGTCTGAGGGTCCTAGACATCATATTGAGACAGAAAGCAGCTAATAA AGGCTGCCTTTTGGTTCGGCAATCATTCTTTCATGATGACACACGGACTTTCTGTGATGTTGGAGGAGGTGTGACTGCCGTGAAAGGGTTCTATTCTAGCTTTCGTCCTACTCATGGTGGTTTATCTCTAAATATGG ATGTATCCTCAACAATGATCTTGAAACCAGGACCTGTTTTGGATTTCCTTCTTGCTAACCAGAATTTGAAGGATCGGCGCAATATTGACTGGGAAAAA GCCAAAAGGATGCTCAAGAATCTGAGGGTTAAGGCCAGACATAACAACAGGGAGTTCAAAATTATAGGTTTGAGCGAGAAGCCATGTGAACAGCAGTT TTTTTCATTGAAAGTGAAAAATGGTGGTAATGCTAGAGATGATGGGGAGACTTTGGAGATAACTGTATTTGACTACTTTGTGAAACATCGTGGTCAAGAACTAACATTTTCAGCATACATGCCATGCCTTGATGTTGGAAAACCAAAACGACCAAACTATTTGCCTTTGGAG CTATGTTCTCTAGTCTCTCTTCAAAGATACAAAAAAGCATTGTCAGGAATGCAGAGAGCATCCTTAGTTGAACAATCAAGGCAGAAACCTCCAGAGAGAATTCGAGTTGTCACTGAT GCTGTGAGAAACTATCATTATGATGATGATCCACTCCTAGTTTCTTGCGGCATTTCAATTGAAAAGCAGCTTACTCAAGTTGATGGACGTGTCCTCGATGTGCCAAAG TTGAAGGTTGGAAATGGTGAAGATTTCTTTCCCCGCAATGGACGGTGGAACTTTAATAACAAG AAACTTTTAAATCCCTGCCGGATTGAGTGTTGGTCCCTTGTTAATTTCTCTGCTCGTTGTGATACTAGTCATCTTTCTCGGGAGCTTATCAACTGTGGAAGGAACAAGGGCATT CATATTGAACGTCCATATACAATAATTGAGGAAGATCCACAATGTAGCAGAGCTAGCCCTTTAATACGTGTAGAAAGGATGTTTGAACAGATTATGGCTAAACTACCTGGTCCTCCTGAGTTTCTGCTTTGCGTCTTACCAGAACGGAAAAACTCTGCCATATATG GACCATGGAAGAAAAAATGTCTGACTAACTTGGGTATTGTTACACAATGCACGTGTCCTTCCAAGATCAATGACCAATACCTGACCAACTTACTTCTCAAGATCAATTCCAAG CTAGGGGGGACCAATTCTCTGTTAGCACTTGAGCATTCACGCAGTCTGCCACTCATTAACGATAAGCCAACCTTGATTATTGGAATGGATGTTTCACATGGTTCTCCTGGTCAATCAGATATTCCATCCATAGCTGCT GTTGTCGGATCCCGTAGTTGGCCATTAATATCCAGATATAGAGCAGCAGTGCGAACTCAATCACCAAAGGTGGAGATGATTGAATCTTTATATAAGCCACTGGCAAATGGGGAAGATGACGGCATTATCCG GGAACTGCTCTTGGATTTCTATCAAACCAGTAACAAGCAGAAACCAAGTCAGATAATTGTTTTCAG GGATGGTGTGAGTGAGTCGCAATTTTCTCAGGTGCTGAACATCGAACTGGATCAAATAGTTAAG gCTTACCAACATCTTGGTGAGGTCGACGTTCCAAAATTCACCGTTATAGTGGCTCAAAAGAGACACCATACACAGCTATTTCAAGCTTCGGCTCCCGAAAACGTTCCACCTG GTACTGTTGTGGACACTAAAGTTGTACATCCaagaaattatgatttttacatGTGTGCTCATGCAGGAATGATG GGAACTTCTCGGCCAGCCCATTATCATGTCTTACTTAATGAGATTGGTTTCCCTCCTGATGATCTGCAAAATCTTCTCCATTCACTATCATATGT ATACCAAAGGAGTACTACTGCTATTTCCATAG TTGCACCCATATGTTATGCACATCTCGCGGCCCAACAAGTAGGACAGTTCTTGAAGTTTGAAGATTCATCTGAAACTTCGTCTCGACAGAAAAATGTGTCAACGGCAGGAAGCATCCCAGTACCCCAGTTGCCCCGGCTGCACAGCAATGTCGCTGGATCCATGTTCTTTTGCTGA